Proteins co-encoded in one Candidatus Cloacimonadota bacterium genomic window:
- the bamA gene encoding outer membrane protein assembly factor BamA — translation MKKQAVILLLMLLLGSLLSAQNQLILDIEVFGNENIETDLITSIITLEIGDLLDIEQVGKSINNLYQLGVFQDVRIEYETLLQGITLQIYVSEFPVVNKIIFENNDKLSDKKLLDAIDLREGSYWAPFLQKEIENTILNEYKTKGYHLAEVNFQSKEKDNNTVNVIINTNENDKVTIKAIKIHGNKLIRAKKLLGKMKTKKASLFRSGKFEQEKFDEDLINLVKYYNKKGFIDARIISWERNIVNDRFVIDIYLFEGKQYTFGDVFVEGNERFTDEMITGNFRFKEDEIFNLEKFNEQLGAVTSLYYEDGYIYANFDQELEKIDNKINIRLNIQENTRAKVRKIHIKGNRKTKEKIIRRQLVISPGDYFQQSKVMRSQQNIYNMGFFEPDMYLDNPKIINQNGDIDLTINLNDKVSGTANGGVALNSQDGLVGQLAVSHNNLLGNSWQAGVKWEFGGSTQNFSLNFTNPYFRDTNTLVGFDIYLTTKEWDTYEVRTSGGAVKLGRPLYFLNYSKLVAGYSFYSKKYDILKGEEDNASETLIELDEAGWQNTSAISLTFSRDSRDNIFFPTAGSNFTIYSEVAGGPLQGDFNYFKQIMQVSWYTKTIWKLALRTKWRFGYVTGYNGTDTPPDERFYLGGTGPDGVRGYSDRSIGPRDGGLREVIFSAEYGAPIAGDQIVGLIFMDSGNSFNKLEEFDFWTMKTGAGVGIRVRSPFGLIGFDYAHNFENGKWEPHFQFGTTF, via the coding sequence ATGAAGAAACAGGCTGTAATACTGTTGCTTATGTTGCTTTTGGGATCTTTACTATCTGCCCAGAATCAATTGATCTTAGATATAGAAGTTTTTGGGAATGAAAATATAGAAACCGATCTGATTACTTCCATCATTACTTTAGAGATCGGTGATCTTCTGGATATTGAACAAGTAGGAAAATCTATCAACAATCTTTACCAACTAGGTGTTTTTCAGGATGTTCGAATCGAATATGAAACATTACTACAAGGCATCACGTTACAGATCTATGTTTCAGAATTTCCGGTTGTGAATAAAATAATTTTTGAGAACAATGATAAATTGAGCGATAAAAAACTACTTGATGCAATTGATTTGCGAGAAGGAAGTTATTGGGCTCCATTCCTGCAGAAAGAAATAGAAAATACGATCCTGAACGAATATAAAACCAAAGGCTATCACCTGGCAGAAGTCAATTTCCAATCCAAAGAAAAGGATAATAACACAGTCAATGTCATCATAAATACAAATGAAAATGACAAGGTTACCATTAAAGCCATAAAAATACATGGAAATAAACTTATCAGAGCCAAAAAACTACTCGGCAAAATGAAGACCAAAAAAGCCAGTCTTTTCAGGTCGGGAAAATTTGAGCAGGAGAAGTTTGATGAAGACCTGATAAATTTAGTAAAATATTATAATAAAAAAGGCTTCATCGACGCTAGAATAATTTCCTGGGAACGCAATATTGTAAACGATCGATTTGTGATCGATATTTATCTCTTTGAAGGCAAACAATATACTTTTGGTGATGTTTTTGTGGAAGGAAATGAACGCTTTACTGACGAAATGATAACCGGTAATTTCCGTTTCAAGGAAGATGAGATATTTAATCTGGAAAAATTTAATGAACAACTTGGTGCGGTTACATCTCTGTATTATGAAGATGGTTATATTTACGCAAATTTCGATCAGGAACTGGAAAAAATCGACAATAAAATAAATATTCGACTTAATATCCAGGAAAACACCAGAGCAAAAGTAAGAAAGATCCACATAAAAGGTAATCGCAAAACCAAGGAAAAAATTATTAGAAGACAACTTGTAATTTCGCCTGGAGATTATTTCCAGCAATCCAAAGTTATGCGTTCCCAACAAAATATTTATAACATGGGATTTTTCGAGCCGGATATGTATCTTGATAATCCCAAAATTATCAACCAGAATGGTGATATCGACCTTACTATCAATTTGAATGATAAGGTTTCGGGAACTGCAAATGGCGGAGTTGCTTTGAACAGTCAGGATGGTTTGGTAGGTCAATTAGCTGTTTCTCACAACAATCTTTTAGGAAATTCCTGGCAGGCTGGCGTTAAATGGGAATTCGGTGGATCTACACAAAACTTCAGTTTAAACTTTACCAATCCTTATTTTAGAGACACAAATACTTTAGTAGGTTTCGATATATATCTTACAACCAAAGAATGGGATACTTACGAAGTTAGAACTTCTGGTGGTGCAGTCAAATTGGGACGGCCACTTTACTTCTTGAATTACTCCAAATTAGTAGCTGGTTATTCTTTCTATTCCAAGAAATATGATATTTTGAAAGGAGAAGAAGATAACGCTTCCGAAACTCTGATCGAACTTGATGAAGCTGGCTGGCAAAATACCAGTGCTATTTCCTTAACATTTTCCCGCGATAGCAGAGACAATATCTTCTTCCCCACGGCAGGTTCAAATTTCACCATTTATTCCGAAGTTGCCGGAGGACCATTGCAGGGCGATTTCAACTATTTTAAACAGATCATGCAGGTAAGTTGGTATACAAAAACCATCTGGAAGCTGGCTCTGCGTACAAAATGGCGATTCGGTTATGTAACTGGATATAATGGAACCGACACTCCACCAGATGAAAGATTTTATCTGGGAGGAACAGGACCAGATGGAGTTCGTGGATATTCAGACCGCTCAATCGGCCCGCGTGACGGCGGTTTGCGCGAAGTGATCTTTTCTGCAGAATATGGTGCTCCCATCGCAGGAGACCAAATTGTTGGATTGATTTTTATGGATTCCGGGAACAGCTTCAATAAATTGGAAGAATTCGATTTCTGGACAATGAAAACCGGTGCTGGTGTGGGAATTCGCGTTCGCAGCCCATTTGGTCTTATCGGATTTGATTATGCTCACAACTTTGAAAATGGT